From the Trypanosoma brucei brucei TREU927 chromosome 6, complete sequence genome, the window CAGAACGCCAAGTAATGCCCGAGCGGCCTCATAAGAACCGTTAATTCGCGTGCGGTTCTTCTCCACAAAGTCATTTAATGTCATTACAGCATCCACTTTGGTCAAACTACGCCGCGGCGCCTGCCAGCACGGaattccttccttttgcaaAAGAAACTCAGACGATAAGTTGCGTCTCGGATCCCATTCAAGTCCTGCCCGCACACTATCATGCGTTGGGCACCGCAACACGGCAAATGTCAATTCGAGAGATTTGACGAGAGACTCAAGGCGGTTGTTATACAGCGACCATAGGCGCGTTGCTAGCTCTTGCCGAGCAGTGGGTGAAGAAACCTCAACGAAGCGATCCCCAACTGTTATGACATAACCTGTCGGCAGTTTCTGCAGTGACACGAATCCCGAGGCGGAGAGGTCATCAAGCCTAAAATTAAAATCATTGAGAGACATATTCAACGCATTCGCTGCATTCACAACGCTCTCCATTCGCTTGTTGTTTCGACACGTCTCGAAAACACCATCTAACGCCTCGAGCTGAGCCAATGCGCTGCCAACACCCGATTGAACGTCCCGATCCCGCTTGCGCTTTccacttgttgttgtgttgatTTCAGTAGACCAACGGATGACACGATAACCAGTTGGTGACGTTCCATGGCATGCGGTCAAGACTCCACTTTCCAGTGTAAGCATCATGAAAAGAACAGTTTCCACCGTCTCTTCGCTCATCATTAGCTCTTCCGAAATCTTTGACACAGACACCACGATAAGTTTGTCTCCAAACCTAGTAACGGGGCTGGAGAGAATGTGAGTCACAACCGACAGCATCTCCGTGGGGGACACCAGGGAGGAAAGCAGGCGAGAGCGCAGTGCATAAAAGTCGTATGGGTTGTACAAAAGTCTGCAAATGGATAATTTGCCATCACGTCCAGCGCGACCAGTTTCTTGGACGTAGCTTTCTATTGAGCTTGGCACCGACGCGTGAACCACAGAACGAATATTTGGCTTATCAATGCCCATTCCAAACGCAACAGTCGCAATCAGTACGTCAATCCGATCATGCATAAACTGATTTTGGCACTTTGTTCGGGCATGCCGTTCGAGTGCTGCATGATAACTTTGGATTACGAGGGGTCTCCCTTCAACACCAGAAGTGATATTTTCCACCGTTCCGTTTTGTATCTTTTCATGAGTGGCGCTGGTAAACAATAAAGAACGTGTTTtatccccctttttcctcgCTTTTCCATTTTGTGCAGCCCCCAGCTTGGACGAGAGAAATTTAGCCAGTTCATCGGCGTCGGCCCGAGTTTGTACGTACACAAGCATCGGTTTTGGAAGCTCGAGCACTGTCTGCAACAGCTTCTCCCGCAAATCACTGTGAGTGGGAGGAGAGTCCTTCGTTACGTTTTCACTCAGGAGAGAAACTGCCTCCAATTGGAGGTTTGCTCGCTGATAGGGTACAACGACTGTTCGCCTAATATTGAATGTCGACTGCAAATCATCGATTACTGATGGCGTTGCCGTTGCTGTGAGACAAAGAAATGGGGGAGAAAAATCTCCTCCCAAGACTATATCTTCAAGCACACGATGAACGTACAGGAAGGATGGTCGAAAATCATACGCCCATTGGGAAACACAATGGGCCTCATCAATGCATATGAATGCGATACGGTGAACTTGACCCTTCAGTACTTGCCGAAGCTCACGGTGACGTACAATCTTTTCAGGTGATAGAAAAACCAAGTCAATATTACACACTGGGGAAGACAAACTTTCCAAGAGATCTTTATCACGTGCACCCGAGGTAGCTGAGGAAAGAATAACTGCCTTCAAGGAGCCATCCTTCGTAATCCTTTCAACCTGATCGGCCATTAACGACAGCAAGGGAGAAACGACCACACCAAATCGGGAGCACGGCGCCGTATATTCCGGTAACGATACATTTTCTAATTGCTTCTGTTTCCACAACATGAGCTTCTGCTGAAAGAGCAGTCTGTGAACAAGAATTGGCACCTGAAAGCAGAGCGTCTTTCCCCAGCCAGTGGGAAAGACAGCAAGAGTGCTTTCCCCTTGCAAAATGGCAAGCACAGCCTCTTGTTGTCCTTCACGGAACTCGCCCGAGGACACACCCAAGTGGCTCTGTAACAAGTAGCTGCAAATGGGTATTGTCGAAGTGTTGGAACGTGGAGTTTCCTTGAACAGTCTTTCTAAAGTAACCTGCAAAATGCTCTTGTCGTCCTCGTCAACACCCTTTCGAATACAATTCATGGGGAAAGCCGCATTGGCAGGTAGTCCAACTGGGTTCTCATCTTGTGGCACTGAATGAGCGACATGACAAACTGTGAGTCCATTGCTGTTATTTCTATGGTCTGAAGGAGGAGTGTTGCAGAAAGTTGATGCTCGACGTGGCGCCAAAAACGGAACACGCATCAAatactcctcttcctccttctcttcctctgtaTTATTCTTTTCATCGTGTACGAGCTCCACATTAACAGGGGTTAAGGCTTCCCCTTCAGAAGGTGTGTTGTCGCTAGCTACATCGTCGAAAAGAATCTCTTCATAACTATTTTGCATCTTATGTGTGCCTGCCCTCCAAAGGCTGCTTCCCAGTGCAGGCAACGGAGGTGATGGGCAACAAAGCCGCTAAAGTGGTGGTAAAAAggagagtgaaatgaatatatatatgcaagtATATATCACCCGAAACAACCAGAAAGTGCTATATTTTACAGAAAAACTAACGTTAACGCAACCTCAAGAAAAATTttacgtttttgttttttttcgttctgaTTAGCATATATCCAAAAGGCATATTTGCTCCACCCGGTAATACACTTACAGCGCTAAATGATCTCATCGCAAAATTGGACGACACTGGCATCGGCATCTGAGTCTGTTTCATACAGGTCCCTCTTGTTGTTCACTTCATCCGAATCATTCTCAGCATCACAACACTCACCATTTCCCTGACTTTCCATATTCCTCCGTGCAACCATTGCTCCAGCCTCACAGCGTCTACGTTCCAGTTGTAAAACAAGTTTTGCATTGGGATCATGGAAGGGGACGTGATACCGGAACCCTAATGGAGTGAGCGTGCAACTACCGTCACGGATCACACAAAGACCCCGTTCCTGGCAGGCGAGAAGGGCATCGTAGACACTGGTAAATGAAGTTCTAGCTAATGTATCCTGTGGGAGTACACGCATGGCGGTGCGAACCTCAACCATAGGCAACGGGTTAGGGAAAACTTCGTTTCGTTTTAGTGAGTAATCGAAAAGATTCAGAATGGGGGTAACCCGCTTGTGGAAAGAAGCACCATTACTGAGTGCAGTATCAGCCGTCGCAACCTGCGTCAAagaactttgtttttttgctttattatCGACATCATCCGTGTTTTCAACATCCTCAGCTGTTGATTTGACAAGTTGCATCACACTCTCCCAAAACGTCGGCTTTTCATTTCCAAATGTTGCATGTTCAGCATCCTCCACACTTTCACAACTTGGCACTCTCTCGACATTCGCACTTTTAGCGCCGATGGTACAGCCCACACCATCGGTGGGATGTATATCTCCTGGTACCTCACGGTTACCCGTTACGACATACTCCAACAACGCGTCCTGTGTCATGGTGGAAATATAATGGCGAAGTGTGTTCATTATGGTCATTACTCGCGCAGAACTGAGTTGAAGAGACTCAAGAAATGACGACATTCGAGATATGGCACCAAAATGGATCCTATACAGCCGTAAACGCTCCTTTTGTTCAACTTCTTTGGCATTTTTGGTTTTTACATTCATTTCGGTAAGAGTCATGAGAGCCTTTTGCATATTTTCTTGCGCTAGCAATCTCTCCCGAGTatgcctttcctccctttcccgAAGCCGCCCCTCTCtgatattttgtataaaGGCGTGCTCCCTCTCCCGTGATTCGTTACGTAATCTTAAGTTTTCCTCAAACTCCGCTGCCTTTTTGAGAATTTCCTCTGTTCTCTGTACAGACGCAAACACCTGCACTCTCAttgcctcttcctcacgtcTTTGCTGCTCCTCACGCCCCCGGCACCGTAACTCCATGGAACTCAATAAGCAACGCTGCATGTTTAAAAAAGCACTAAGTAACAGTTGATCATTCAATTCTCCCTCATCGATCGCCCTTTCGACAGCTGAAGCCAGCAGCGACGCGGCCAATTCATCTTCAGAGACAGCACAAACCAGCTCCATCATTTGTTCCTGACCAATAAAACTAAGAACAAGTCCAATTGATTGCGTAGGTGACGGGAAACCATTCACTACATAAAAATTTTCTAGCAGGGGTACACCGCCAAGCCAAACATTAAGAAGTGATTTGTAGACGCCTAGCGAAAACTGTTGCGAGGTGTAGCTCTCCGGAAGGCGCAGCGCCAGAAGTCCACAGCACTGAAGCTTGTGAGTAACTTGCACTGCCGCTATCAGCGCCGTGTTACTTTTGTGCCCTAATTTAGCGGTAACACTAGCTCCGTCGCGATTTTCAACACTCCCTTCACAAGGCACCCAGATGTATAAGGTTGACAAAAGTGCATGAAGAAAACACTCCCAAGTTGCAGTGGGGGGTCGTGCTCGTCCATCAAAACTGTTTTTTACGGCAAGAAGCAAACTTGCAATCGACTCAATTGCTTTTTTAATCATTTCGTACATAGACCCATTAGAGGATGGTGACAGCCATATAACGAGACAGAGGGCTTCCAAAATGAAGCCGCAGCGACAACATATGTCATCTTCTGCTCGCTCACAGTTTTGCTGATGGGATTGGCTCGTTTTGCCCTTCtcactccttttcttccctccagAGGCACTCGGCTGTGCGCAGCTTATTGCTGCGGCAGGTGTTTGCTGTGAATCAATCAGCGTCAATAGTTTCTCCAGTAGTGCCATTGCATGTGTGGGCGACAGAATACCCGACTCAACTAAGTTTAACTCCCGAACAACGTCAATCTTATGTCTAAGCCGTATACACTGTGAAAGAATGGATAAAGGTTTCACAAACCGATCAGTTTTTTCCGCAGTCGATGGAACTATGAGCGATGCGTTCACGACAGCACACCACAATCGTGCCTCCAACTCAATAGAGCAAGCAGATAATGCATCTTCTCTCCACTTAGCTAGTACTCTGTACAAGAAAACATACACCAAAACGCTACCAAACGCATCTTCATTTCTTACAACACGATTCACGCAGTATCGTAGAAGGCGTTCGAGGCGCTCAGCTGCCCATGTTGTCAATGGATTCTCCAAGAACACCAATTCCGTCAAGAGGGACATTTTCTCACCATGTGTTTGTACAATGTCGATGAACACGTCCAACACTGGTACATCCAAACAAGGTATGAGTGCCATGGGGTGCAATGAGGGAATCAAGTGATCGCCGTACACACCAAGGATTCGCGATGCCAACTCAGCATCACTTCCAACGACATGTTGGAACTTCTCGACACCATTCATCAATGATAAAAGCAGTTTTACACAATCTTGTGGAAGGACCACATCAAGTGCGGCGCGGATCATGACTTTAGGGACGAGAAAAGAAGACGTCTCGCGCTCGCCGTTCCCACTGCCCTGtggtacttctttttttggtgtcCCCTTCACCTTCTCTGTGCGATTTCTTCGACCCTTTGTCTTTTCATTCCCAGTTTTGCACGCTGTCTGTGGTAaactgaagaaaaagcaCATCGAGTCCACATCCAGTGCTCCCGTCAGAGCGAACAACTTCAAAGTCAACGGCGAGTTTGGAAGAACCTCCTTTGCATCCTTTAATGTGGAATGAAGCGGATACGATGACAATCCGTGCACATAGCAAAGCCCCTCGAGCAACAGTTCCATCAACTGGGGACACGGTTGCCTTCCCTCTGAGCCACTCCTTAGCGACGCACAAAGAACGGGGAATATCATGTTGATCTCCTCACATTTATCAAGCGCAGACACACGACCTCTACGTTGAAGATGGTTCAGTAAACTAATTAAATTTTGCGCCATTGAGCGGCAACAGGGCGACGATGGGTTGGGAAAAGGTGGACGCCCAAGTGCATCATCCAGCTGCCGAACTGCCAAACACGCGTGTGTTTTAACCTCGTCCACCGTCAACCTGTCGAGTTCATCCGCATTGAAAACTTGCTGTGATGTCGCAAAATTCATCCCACAGTTACACGACCATACGTCCTACacctgtatatatatatatatatatatatatatatatatatattacttaTATCAAAAGGGTAAAGATTAGTTTCTCACACATGAGTTTGTTAGCGCAGAAACTGCCAGATggtaaaaaggaaggggacagAAATCTGTCCCACCGCTTCAACGGAGGGATGTAGAAAAGCTGAAAGTTACTGATACACACTTCCTCAAAAGCTCGTCGGTGAGGCAGAGAAATAATGTTTTCACGAAGAAACTTAACACGttgagtaaaaaaaaaatgtgatgAAAAGTGTTGATAGAGGTAgaaagggtgaaaaaaagacgagGAAGTAATGCCTTATTTATCCCACAGTAAGCtcactttctctcccttcttttaaaaaaaagaaaataagtgaGAAGTGTCGAAAGGTTATAGGGAAGCGGAGTGAAAGTGTTCCTACGATGCTAGTTCTAGCAAGAAAGCGTAAGAGTAGCAGCCAGCCTCCACTGCTGGTAGCGTTGGGTAATCAATGGATGGCCCAAAGAAGCGAAGGAGTCGCGCTCTTAAACCATGCTCAGCGGTTACTCTGTTAAAAACGTTGAACATTTCACTCCGTGTGGCACGAACAACAGAAGCCGCCACACCACCTCCGGATGCCACATAATCATGCATTCCAAGCAATGCCACTTCCTGCGCTACGACTACAATAGAACCTTTGCCACAAACACCTCGAAACAACATGACCTTCAACAAATTTTGCCACTGCTCAGGTGAAGACAGTGTGTCGAAACGGTGCTccagaaaaacaacatccTGCTGACGCATGCTTAGTTCTTCGATAGGTGAATTTGTCGTTTCACAAGTGTTGAAAACAGCACTTGCATGGTTTGCTACCAGGTTTTCACGCACTCGGTTAAGGAGTGACTCATCTGATTCCGCGAAAACAACACTTTTCGCCGTCATTACTGCTTGAAGTGCAGCAGCTCCACCACGATCGTTAACACACAAAACGCGCTTACCATGGCATAAATCCCTAAGTACGGCACGTATTCGACGATGGGCTGTGTTGATAAGCCAACGATTACTTGATGTGGTGGGATATTCATCTCTTGGCAACCACATGTTACTCGCGCCATTTTCCATGTATGTTTCGGGTAGAGTTATGGTTGGAGTAATAAGAGTTAGCTTTTCGTGATCCTTTAGGTGTGGAGTATCCAATAGTACCTCTTCGACTCCGTGCTGCCGCAGCAATTCGGTTACCGCAGGAACAATCCGTTCTGCACCCGCAGATGTTGCAACCACTCGCGCAAAgctggaagaaaagagatcaACGTAAAGAGAGGGAACACCATCTGCATAACCATTCACGACGCGGTAGGCATTGGTGCTGCCGGTCCTTACATGACGGAAAACAGATTGTCGTCGCCCCCACGCCTCTTTAACGCGATTAACGAAAAAATCCTCACTAATCCTTGGTAGGTCCGTCACTACTTTAGGTGTATGGTGAAAAATATCAACACGCAGCAGCGCTGGTTCATAAAATGCCAGCGCTAGCAGCTTCCGGTGATCCGCATCTCTTAACTCCACAACACTTCCTGGTTCTATCTCACGTCGAGCAAAGTCAAGACTATGAGAATCGAAGGAGCTCAGCGGAATGGAAAGTTGTCGGCCACACGTGACTCGTCGCTGCTGTCCCACACGTAGTTGCAGTTGCGGAAACTTTTCTGCTGGTGTGAGTCTGTGGGTAAGCAATGGTGTAAACACCTTGGACCACATGGCAGCTGGAAGTTGTGTCCTCCTCCTATGTGTTAATGTTTCTTCCCTTATACTACCGCACaatatttttcctttattgcaCGGCTATATTCATCCGTTCATTCATTGTTCGTCCGATTAATTCACAAATGGCGGTCCCGGACACAAGAAAGATCAAAATatgtggagaaaaaagagggggacaGCAAGGATGTGACCATAAAAAGCAagtttgaaaaagaaaatgacgtGCACACCGCAGAGTCCAATGATCAGTACACCTACAGgtacaccaaaaaaaaaagtataaggAATAAAGGgataatgatgaaaaaatAGAGAACTGTGTTGGAGCACTGACCGGAAAAACCGACCGTCCCCAATTAATGGCAAGAaattggttttttttgtcgcatAAGTACACGCAGGACAACTGCATCCACTAGTACACCGCCGCTTCACACATGTAGTGTCAAGCATCACTGCACgcgggaaaatgaagagaaaatcaTTCGATATCATTCGAAGTGGTCGTGCTCACCTCCTGCAACTTCacgagaaaacaaataacgcGATTCCCACATATAatcctcatcctcttcttcatcggTGAGTTCATTGGCATTTGTGAAAGAATTACGGTGGCTACGAGGAAACATTCTCTTGCCTTTGTGTTCTCCATAGTCAAGTGTGAGTTCCTCGCCCACATTAATATCCCTTGCAGCCCGTACAACAACTGTAGCAGTTGGAAGCGACACACAAGCAGCACATGCAGGTGATGAGGCACTGTGATTTAACATGTCAACAATTGGTACGATGGCTGACGTTACCGTATCTGTCCTAACGTCATCCGTCCGTATCACCTTCAATTTAAGCACACGAGCACGCACAACGTAGATGGAAGTAAGAATGGCACTGTCCAATTCGGACGGATGGGCATCGTAAAATCTGTACTCCTCCTGAGGGGCATGTAATAATATGCAATCTCGCAGATTCCACGCGATCTGCTCGATGGTGGAGTGCACATTTGACCCACACCCACCTTCCGAAAAGTATGGTGCCTCCAAACCATAAGAAAGATACTCAGTTAAAGGAAGGGAGCTTACGTATAAATCCGCCTTGCGATCTTTTACAGGTCCTAAAGAAGGATTTCCAATACCGACACGAGTTTTGAGTTTCATGACGCTCTGCCAAAAGTACCGAAGCGCAATGGACACGGCAAGCGACGCCTCCACGGGGGAGAGTGTTAGGGTTACAACTTCATTTTCGTCTGTTGACACGGACGCGGTAAGTGAAACGCGGTCTTGAGGAAAATCGGGCGACAGTCGCCACAGCCACATCGTTGCCTCGGGGAAAAGTGTGGACCGGTTCCAGCGGCGTAAAGTGCGAGGGACACGAGACGCATGAGGGAAATAACAGTTACGAGAGGGAACAGAGAGCAACAAATCCCCTTTTCGAAAACAACGGCGCGCGAATAATCCACGGACGCTATCATGTCCCCGTCTCGCTTGTAACATAGGTGCCGCACGAGCCCCCAACATGTGAAGCAGCGTCATGCCGTAACTTGCGGTAAAAGGTCCTTCTGGTTGTGGTAGTTGGCACCAAAACAGCAGTAATGTAAGAAAGATACTAATAAATAATTGAACTTACACATAGGACAAGAGATGTAAAacggaaaagaatgaaagatGAAGAACAATGTGCGGAATGTTCCTTGTATCATCATTTCATCGCTCATACTCGGTAAATATGTCAGATATACAGCACAACTACAATAGAACAAGAAttcaaaaaagcaacaactaaCCCCACAAACCGACGTACTCTCTGTCAAGGGAACACTCTTTCGATATACTACAGTTGCTACATAATgaacaaatacaaaatagAGGGAGGGAATTAGGTAGTATAGAATCAAATATTCACCGAAAGATGGTTCGTATCTCTCTTTTAAGTGAAATCAAATAGCTGCACGTGCAAGAcatggaggaaaaggcaTACGGCACTCACGTGGACAGGCCTGCGATTGTGCAGTACGCTTGTGACACACTAaacgaacacaaaaaaaaacgtgcatACACACAGGGCAGAATGACTATTGATATCTGAACCATCTAAACGCTAATTGATcgacttttttgttttcacgcaTTCACTCACGGTTGAAACATACAGATAGTTCAATACGACGAagcaattttttaaaaaaacattatAAGTAACACCAAGATTAGCGCTGCATGATACaactgctattattattattattatttattacaCTCAACCTCGAGTAACAGCTGGGGGAACAAATCCCTTGTTGGTGTTGAGTGTCTACAGGACGGAGTTTTTAACATTTGTTCAGTGTCCCTTACACGCAGTATAATACAATGAACAGGACTTTGATTCCCTTCCACTCTTTCCGTTAATGTGCCCACTCATCgcgcgaagaaaaaagggtgaggaaaaaggaaggaggcaCCTCGAAAAACGGATGGAAAAGGGTCGAAAAACATGTAAAATATCGCGAAAATGATGTTTGGAAGAAACATGTGAATCGCAGGAACAAacgcaagaaaaagaaccacAAGTACAAGTACCCCACAATAAGAGGGAAAGGTTTGTGAAAGGcaacgaagcaaaaaaaaaaattgcataTGGATATAAAAATACGTTCACAATTCACCTCCAACTAAcggtaaagaaaacaaaaaaaaagtcctCACGAGCACCCCAACGTAAAGGATTGATTAACactcgatttttttttttaaaaaaagcgcATAAatgaacgaaaaggaaacacctcTTTACCTCTTCATCTCGATATATCCATTGTTTTCGTACTTTACAAGTCTGACAGCGTGCTATCACCATTCCTTTGAGTGTCGAGCCGCCCTGACCTTAGCGGTAAAAAATTACAAACAACGCATCAACGCATTTATGTgtagtgaggaaagaaaacctTGACCCAAACATGAGGTTAACGAAAAGTAGTAGAACCCAGATAACAACTGTCCCACAGGTCCCACAaacgggaaagaaaaagatatttACGGTCTGGGCGGGTGCAGTGAGGGATCCATCTAAAGATGTACAAACTTTTTACAAATAATTACCATGAATCCCAGGTGCGCCATATCCCCTCATTGACAAAACGGAGGAGCCAGAAAAATTACCGCCGCTTCCGCCCGAGTCCGTTTTAGAGACATGAGTTGACGAAACGGAAGTTGCCTTCGTAGTGGTTGAGGATTCTTTCGGCTTCTCCGACTCGAAGTAACTATTCACTCTTACTGACGATTTAATCGAGGTTTCCCCAGGTGCAACTGACACAAGCGTACATCCGCTCCCCGACGGCGCAGTGGTGGGCTGATCGTTGGGAAAAGTACGAGAATAATCGCGAGACTGTACGGCACCGCATACATCGAATTGAGTGTGAGAGGCGCTCGGTGGCAGAATAGCGCTATCGTGAGAGAATGCGGCGCTGTGGCAAGATCTGCTGCCAAATCCCATAAACGTTCCCTCATTGAGCACTATGGCTTGATGTCCAGGACGGACGTTTACATCAACCCTTTCGGAGATTCCAACTGCCCCTGAGAAATAAAGAGGTCGTAAATTTGGTCCTTGCGTGGGTTCAAGGCTATTGTCTAGTGAATCACCTTGTCGATACAGCGCACTTGTGTCCTTGTTCCCAAGAGCATCACTGAGGTGTCGAAAGCAGATGATGCATCATCGTTTCCACTTAGTGTCAGTTGCTCTACTTTCAGGCTACCAGTATCACAACTTCTCTGCCGTAAAGAGCTATGGTACGGATCCGGTGTAGTGCTGCCACTCGCATTATTCCAAAGTACCTCGACACTGGGAAGACTATACACTTCTGCTGGCGATGCAAATGATACACAATTAAGTACCTTCGGCTCAGCAGTCGAGGTGTTTACAACATCACAGTGTCGATGGAAGTTGCAGCTACCTACGTTTCGTTGCCTAATCGAAGCCTCCAACTGCGCCACGCGCAACTGTGTCGCATGTAGCTCCTCCTGAAACTTTTTAATTATCATTTCTTGCTCCACCTGCTTTCTTTGCAGGGAAATGTTGATATCGTCAGGGGGAGGTGAACATGGCTGACTTGCCACAGGTAACGCTGCATTACCAGTGGAAGCTAACATGGCATTGtcattcttgttttgtttattgcaACGTTGCTCGTTTGTCACGAACTCACGCAAAAACGCCAAATCGTGCTTAATTTGTGACACCTCCGCCATCAGTGGGTCATTTGACGCCTCAATTGCAGCTGATGATTCTGGTGGTGATGCGGTGGCTTCTTCTGTTAATGGATAGTGTTGGACCCTACGGTGACGTTTTATCATGTGAGAATTTAAGGATGAGTTAGAGGGATAGCTGTTGCCACAATATAAACAAGTGTGTAGCTGCTCCGTTATTCGAGAATGACCCCTCCAGCGTTCGTGCGCGACCTTACGATTAGTTGGGGAAGCGTCTTGTCGTTTCACGCCGCTCATGGAAACAATCTCTCGCAGTTCCGCCAGTTCTGCAAACACCCGATCACTTTCCTCACGCATGTCACGAAGTTTTTCTTCAGCTCTTTTTGCCTCAGTTTCCAGCATTTGCTGGCGGTACGAAAGGTACTGAATGGT encodes:
- a CDS encoding ATP-dependent DEAD/H DNA helicase recQ, putative: MQNSYEEILFDDVASDNTPSEGEALTPVNVELVHDEKNNTEEEKEEEEYLMRVPFLAPRRASTFCNTPPSDHRNNSNGLTVCHVAHSVPQDENPVGLPANAAFPMNCIRKGVDEDDKSILQVTLERLFKETPRSNTSTIPICSYLLQSHLGVSSGEFREGQQEAVLAILQGESTLAVFPTGWGKTLCFQVPILVHRLLFQQKLMLWKQKQLENVSLPEYTAPCSRFGVVVSPLLSLMADQVERITKDGSLKAVILSSATSGARDKDLLESLSSPVCNIDLVFLSPEKIVRHRELRQVLKGQVHRIAFICIDEAHCVSQWAYDFRPSFLYVHRVLEDIVLGGDFSPPFLCLTATATPSVIDDLQSTFNIRRTVVVPYQRANLQLEAVSLLSENVTKDSPPTHSDLREKLLQTVLELPKPMLVYVQTRADADELAKFLSSKLGAAQNGKARKKGDKTRSLLFTSATHEKIQNGTVENITSGVEGRPLVIQSYHAALERHARTKCQNQFMHDRIDVLIATVAFGMGIDKPNIRSVVHASVPSSIESYVQETGRAGRDGKLSICRLLYNPYDFYALRSRLLSSLVSPTEMLSVVTHILSSPVTRFGDKLIVVSVSKISEELMMSEETVETVLFMMLTLESGVLTACHGTSPTGYRVIRWSTEINTTTSGKRKRDRDVQSGVGSALAQLEALDGVFETCRNNKRMESVVNAANALNMSLNDFNFRLDDLSASGFVSLQKLPTGYVITVGDRFVEVSSPTARQELATRLWSLYNNRLESLVKSLELTFAVLRCPTHDSVRAGLEWDPRRNLSSEFLLQKEGIPCWQAPRRSLTKVDAVMTLNDFVEKNRTRINGSYEAARALLGVLPKSLTSRGKYAGELPLALSWYVRSPHFGLLREFDLQLILKLLTPHNLDEKEET
- a CDS encoding zinc finger protein, putative, which encodes MRGVRVRVGFRLAAMGFEFKLHQPPCDIAFLSVVDGPALYSSEEGTQTSMKESMIRQIGWQELDLPLEWFFSKRAYHLVRRVSRTMQCTIQYLSYRQQMLETEAKRAEEKLRDMREESDRVFAELAELREIVSMSGVKRQDASPTNRKVAHERWRGHSRITEQLHTCLYCGNSYPSNSSLNSHMIKRHRRVQHYPLTEEATASPPESSAAIEASNDPLMAEVSQIKHDLAFLREFVTNEQRCNKQNKNDNAMLASTGNAALPVASQPCSPPPDDINISLQRKQVEQEMIIKKFQEELHATQLRVAQLEASIRQRNVGSCNFHRHCDVVNTSTAEPKVLNCVSFASPAEVYSLPSVEVLWNNASGSTTPDPYHSSLRQRSCDTGSLKVEQLTLSGNDDASSAFDTSVMLLGTRTQVRCIDKVIH